In Coffea arabica cultivar ET-39 chromosome 9e, Coffea Arabica ET-39 HiFi, whole genome shotgun sequence, the genomic window GTAGGGTGTCTTTAACTTTTGGACATCTCAGCTGACTTTGATTTATTTGATGTAAATTACTAGTTCTTCAGGAAGTTCCATGCTGCTTATGTTGATGCAGTATCAAACCCGTTTCATGTCCCTGGGAAGAAAATAACCTCAAGGGTTTTTGCAGATAGAGTCAGCAACATTGTCCAGTCTTTTGGATTTAGTCCAACTGGGTGATGATGCACAAATGTCGATATAGTTACCTGTAGCAGCAACTCTCTGTTATTTGCTGGGCCATTTACTAGTAATTCCAGCTTGGTTAATTTTGCTGGTCAATTGATTTCAGCTGTATACCTGGAAAGGAAATGTAAAGAAGTCTAGTCCTTATTTTGTAGCAACAAAATAGGTGTGGACCTTTATACTATACTTACATATTCTCTTTTTAATTTTCCTCGACAAAATACTTTGACTTGCATATCATTCTGCTGTCGAAGACTTGACTGGAAATCTAAGGACTTAATTTTTGTCTTTTGAAACTGTTTCGACCGACCATGAATAGCATAGATACTAAAAGTCAAATGAGACGCCAAATCTGAAAAACTGAAAACTTGATCATAATACTACTGAAACTCCAGGAGTATCATCTCATAAGATGAATGTCACTGCAGCCTAATAAGTCAGATCTGAATAAAATTGCTTCaagtttgaagaaaaaaatttagatctaacttcaagatttggtgatttttaaagggataattttagaaacctcccttgaggtttttaacaatttcaactAGTTCtcttgagatttgaaaaattacatatacctctCTTGAGGTTATTGTTTTGGTTACAAAAACTATTTaatggtcaaaattttgaatgaataatCCAAAATGCCCTCGTGAAATTGTGAGGTTCAGTTTACTTTcttatataattatttaaaaactaGGGAACATGAACAaaatctcaaactcattttcaaCGCTCATCTCGGCTATCTTAAACCTTTAATATTACCACATTTCAAATTAGAACTATTATCACCATGACGATTATCACCGTCAACccctaaattctaaaacctcaatcaaaattaaaaaaatttgcatTGTTAAACTTAAAAAATTTCAATAACCACATCAATATAACATCCTATCTCTCAAATATTAGAGTATCAATACTAGCCCTATCCTTTTTAATCCCAATTTATATATTCTTCTATTCATCTCCAAATCCTCCAAACAAgcctaaaattaatttttaatatgTTATTATTGTGTTTAGGACATGATCGGTTATTCCATgagtgaattttatttttgtttccatTAAATGTCTAATTGTGCGATGCATTCATATGAACAAGATTAGCAGTGTATTGTTTAATTGCACGAAAAAATATTAATCTGTCAAGGCTATCATGATCATTTTGGTGTAATATTGAAAATCTCAAGGAaccctcaagggaggtttctgaaattatcccattttTAAAATCTAACAAATCTCTAATCTCACCCACTGAAACAAAGACCAAAATTTCCATAATCGAATATAGGCCTGCTGTCATCTATCGTTtccgaaaagaaaaaaaaaagaaaaaagaatatagGCCTGCTGTTGcaagtaaataaaaagcaatcgaATGAGCCAAAATCAATGGTTAGCTGGGGTAAGTGCGAGTACCCTGAGGAGATTAATTAACAGGTTTATGCAATGTAAGTTAAATGATGAAACAACAATAACtgaaactaaaagaaaaatctcaCGTCCCGATgtaaaagaatggcaaaagctATTCAAAACAAGTAGTACAAGCAGTAGCAGTTGAGTTTCAAGGAAAAAGGAGCAGTTCCGACAAGGAAATCGTGGTGCATTACGACAGGGAAATCATCTTGCATGGACCCAAGATTGCCTTATCACAGGCTTTCCATTAGAACTCGTCATCATCCTCTTCAGCTATGTGCTTAGCGAGCTCCTGCTCTTGCTGTTGTCTTTCTCTCCTCTTCTCAgcactttctttttccttgtgtGAATTTGGTGGAAATCGGAGGGCACGAACCGCCTCGTTATGCATATTAAGACAGAAAGCAATTCTTGAATTAAAAGCAATTTGAGGCTCATTAGTAGAGTAAATGTCCCCAGTCTCCTTGGACACCATCCATCCATTAGCATGATCCAGTGTAGCATCAATGGCCCCATCCCGAATTGCTTTAGCCACAATGCTCTCAGCATCAGCAACAGGGTTTGCTGAATCCAACCGCAGCTTTTTAGCAACATCAGCCAGTGAAATCCTGGAATATGAGATACTAATGTTACGTAGCCCTGTCCTAATGACATTATGCCGCAATCTCACAATCAAGTTGTTGGTTCGGTCTGAGCTGAAAGTGCTTGAGAACTTCTCAGCAACTGTCCTAAACAACTCCAGATCTCCAATTCGAACAGCCTGAATCATTGTAACCAACGAAGAATCAATTTCTAAAGCCAAAATCAGGAATATATTAACATGCTAATTGAATCCTTTTTATTTACGATTGCTTGGGATTCTCATTGCTCTGCAGTTGTGAAAGATTCTTCTGGTATGAGGGGGCTGCAAACTGCCAGTGTCCTCAATTCATGACCAAGCAGAATAAAAGGTCTCAAACAATTAGCCTACTACTTTAAATATTGCAATTCCGTCCTACAATTACTAATTTCTCCACTGCTACACTACTATTGTTCACATGCAATAAGTATCATTAGCCCCTCTCGTGTGTTTCCCACACAACGAAATCTTTAAATCATGCTACCTTAAGGTTCCAAATTTTACATACCTTAAAAAGTTCCAAATTTTATGAACCAAAAAGATAAGAAACCAGacaacacaaactcacatttgtAAGCTCAAAGTATGGTCTCAAAGCTTTCTCCATTCCTTTTTGCATAAAAACAGTCCTCTCAGGGATCTCTCCAAGCAGTAAACGTACTATCACAGCCCATTTAGTGCATTGAACTCGGAAACCGAGAGCCGCAACAGGGGCTTTCCTTGCAGCTTGCAGAAGGGATTCTTTAGCATCAGTATATTCCAATTGAATTGTCCTGATCTTTCCAAGGTAAAAGAGGTAGCGACAAAACTGGAATAAAGAAATCGAGGATGAGGCATCGAAGATTGCAGATTCTAAGCATCCATATTATGCATCAAACAGATTAGACCAGATGATCAAATAATAgaatgtagtttttttttttaggtactAGTATGGTGCATTACCCCTTTGATTAATGCTGCCATGAACATTTTCTGATTCAATCAGAACAAACCTTTTTTTTCATTCCCATTTGATTAGTCTAGTAGCAAAGCAACTGGCAGAGCTTTGCTTTCACTTTAATATACACGTACTACAAGGAAAAGTATGCTTTACCAATTTCCTACTCAACATCTAAAGCAGGTTCCAATTTCTTCCCCTACTTTAGTTTCATGACTCTGTGTATCAAACTAAAATGGGATAAATTTATTTAACAACCCCCCGCCGCCGCCCGCCCCCCACGGGGCCACAgccacaccaaaaaaaaaaaaaggtttggcCAAATTACAGATCCAACAGAAAAACATAAACAGCAAAAGGTCTGAAATACCCTTATTGAGTACCAAaattgtaaaatataaaatgtcTTCCATTAGACCATTCAAACCTTCTACAGCAATCTAATAGCCCAACTACCATCTCAACCACCATACCAAAGTAACATAGTGTGACTTCACAAGCTTAAATCCAAAAATCAGAACCCATTCAACgagaacccccccccccccccccccccccaaaaaaaaaaaacaaaaacaaaaaaccaaaagaagaagaagaagaaaaacgatTAAACGGAGACATCCTTCCAGcagtaaaattaaaaaatgaatcAAGTTTCTTAGGGTCTGCCAAATCGattaagagaacaaattgaatttCCTCCCACTTTATTACTAAActttttcttgaaagaaaaaatactaaaatagtGTTTGTCGTCAAGTCAAAGTTCCATTCCAGGTTCTTTTAGTTTGAATAGCCTTGGAAACCGTCTTTTTCCATCACTTTGCCATTTAATTATTGTCCCAATTCATTCTAATATAATTTCAGCAGATATTTTTCCAATCAATATATCTACAGATTGCTTCTTGTTCCTCAACAAAACTTGCCCTCAATCATAGGAGTTATTCATGAaagagtttttgttttccttctttctctttCCAGCCAGAGAAGTTGTTCAACAATGGCTGTGGAGTGGTTGAGAAGCGGAAGGGGTTCAatgtaatttgtccaaatctGAGGGGAGTAAAAGTAATAACCCAAATATACTCCTTCATTTGATCCTTTGAGTCTAATACTTATTGGTGCAGAAAAGTCAACAAGTTCCAAACAAGATAAAATATCCCAAGCACATGGACGGATTCTGCACGAGAGAAAACTAAGATAAAAAGAATATTGGATTTACCTGCTGATTTGAATGAGCTTCAAAACGGGGTGCCTTGGATCTCAGCTTCTCTGCTTGGTCATATAAATTATAATGGAGGTAATTTCGAAGCAACAGATTGAGAAGTGTTTCCTGCGTCAACTAAGCTGTTAAGTATGATGAAGGCTGCCACTAAGACAACAAACTAGCTACTGTTTTAGGTTACAAACCTGACCCAGCTCATCACGGCGAAGTGTTGCAATCCGATGCAGAGCAAGCAGGTTTCTGCGAATTAAACTTTCTGTTAGGCAaagttttggaaggaaaggGTACTCAAGAAAAATATGCCCACAAATACACAGACAGATGCAAACGCACACAGAAATGGAAAATAAGCGTCTGAATTATTTCTGAACCATTTATTCCATGCATCATATATTCATATGAAATGGAAAAATGAGCACCAGCTGCCAAATGCTCGTGAACCAATTATATCATGCATCATACCAAGGGGATGAAGTATATGCAATAGCAAGTAAAAATCATAACTAACCCACGAATTTCAGCAAGATCACCAGTAAGTTCATAGCTCAAAGAGTAATAGAAATAAAGCCTGGATGTTAGAACGTCAAGAGTTCGCTTATTGTAGTTCTTTAAGCGTCCAATGCCTGCTGAGGCACATGCTTTAGCCTGTAGAACAACAGGGAGATAGTCTTTTACATTAAGAACTATATCAGAATATACAAAAATGTGGGATGACACAAAGTATACCTCATTGTATCTTTTTTGATCAATGAGAAATATGAGGACAAGCAAGCAAGAATAAATCTCAAGCTCTGGCAGAGAATGCTTTGTAGGGGCTTGGGTTGCAGATGTTGCAGTATCAACTTCCATTTCATGTTCATCATCCTATAAGAAGCATTTAAGTTTGTCAAGCTGCATAATTATTAACAGCACTGTATTTGTTTGACAATACAATGGAAAAAACAAGATATTTGCACTAAAAGGAAGGCAATGAAGACATACCAATTACGAGTCCATTTTGTTGGATAGAAAATGTCTGACAGACATATAATGGATAAGATTTTGTACAAAGAAAATCATCTCTCAATTCTTTTCGTATTACTTACATGATAATTCAAAAGCCATTTCCACAATTCCCACAATATGATTAACACACCACCAAATACCACTAGAAAACCTTTAATTACATAATTCCCATTTCCAGTTGCTTCATCAACTGATGTCACTTTCGTTGCTGCGCTATTGCAAGTAATATTCATGGAGACACTACAGCAACAATTGTAATGGCAGTAAATGTTATCTAAGAAGGTagcaaaataacaaaaaatcggAGGTATAACAAGAAAATTAAAGGCAGGGTGCAGGAATTTGAGTTTCAGCATATAAATGCAAGCACTAATAGCAGTAGGGCCAATATTCCTCTACTGTTGTCTCACTGGATG contains:
- the LOC140004361 gene encoding probable 26S proteasome non-ATPase regulatory subunit 3, with protein sequence MTQDVEMKEQPATSNSVTLTAPSTLQHLKEIASLIETGAYAREVRRIVRAVRLTIALRKKLKASVISAFLTHTLTPGSEVHSRLSSYIPKDDEHEMEVDTATSATQAPTKHSLPELEIYSCLLVLIFLIDQKRYNEAKACASAGIGRLKNYNKRTLDVLTSRLYFYYSLSYELTGDLAEIRGNLLALHRIATLRRDELGQETLLNLLLRNYLHYNLYDQAEKLRSKAPRFEAHSNQQFCRYLFYLGKIRTIQLEYTDAKESLLQAARKAPVAALGFRVQCTKWAVIVRLLLGEIPERTVFMQKGMEKALRPYFELTNAVRIGDLELFRTVAEKFSSTFSSDRTNNLIVRLRHNVIRTGLRNISISYSRISLADVAKKLRLDSANPVADAESIVAKAIRDGAIDATLDHANGWMVSKETGDIYSTNEPQIAFNSRIAFCLNMHNEAVRALRFPPNSHKEKESAEKRRERQQQEQELAKHIAEEDDDEF